The window CCGGAAGTGGATTCGCGCCTGCGGCCCACTTACGACTACGCGTGGTACCTCCTGCGGGCAGGCCTCCTCAGCACCCGCTACTACCTGACGCGGGAGGCCCTGGTCCCCTCGAAGATGCACTACGTGGGGCTCTGGCAGTGGGACGCCTTCTTCCATGCCCTCGCCTACCGGTACGTGGACCCCATGCTGGCCACGGACCAGTTCCGGGTCCTCTTCGACCACCAGCGGCCCGACGGCCGGCTGCCGGATTGCGTCTTCGATGAAGGGATCGTGGAGTACCTGGAAGAGCCCGTCCCGGGACTCGTCACCAAGCCCCCCGTGGCGGGGTGGGCCCTCTGGAAGGTGTACGAGGAGATCCAGGATGCGGACTTCGTCGCCGAGCTGTACGAGCCCCTCTCCCGCTGGCAGCGGTGGTGGCTGGAGCACTGCGACACGGACGGGGATGGACTCCCCGAGTACCACCATCCCTTCTCCTCCGGCTTGGACGATAGCCCCCTGTGGGATTTCGGGATGCCCGTGGTCTCGCCCGACCTCCCCACCTACCTGTGCCTGCAGGCGGAAGCCTTGAGCCGCATGGCCCGGGTCCTGGGAGAGGAGGAGGAGGCGGAGCGGTGGGAGGCGGAGGCGGAGGGACTCGTACGCCGGATGGTGGAAAGGCTCTACGACCCGGAAACCGGGATCTTCTGGGCCCATCGGGTTGCCGACCGGAGAGTGGAGCGCATCCCTGTCCTTACGCCCCTGAGCCTCCTCCCCCTGTGGACGGGGCGCCTCCCGCGGTCGATGGTCGAGCGACTCGTGGCGTATCTCGTGGACCCGCAGCACTTCTGGACCCGTTATCCCGTCCCCAGCGTCGCCCGATCCGATCCTCACCATCGGCCGGATCGCATGTGGCGCGGACCCACCTGGGTGAATCTGAACTACATGCTCATCGAGGGCCTGCTCCGGTGCGGGGTGCGGGACGTGGCCCGAGCCCTGTGCGACCGGACGCTGGAGATGGTGGCGTTGCACCCGGACATCAAGGAGTACTACCACCCCGAGACCGGCGCGATCCCGCCCGGGGCAGCCTCCGGATTCGGGTGGTCCGCGGCGCTGTATGTGGACCTCGCCATTCGCCGGTCCCGGGGGGAGATCTAGGAGGGGAAAAATCGAGACCGTCCGCCAGGTGCTCCAGGAGCTCATCCATCCCGCGGCCGTGGCCTCTGCGGTGCGCGCGGTGACCGCCATCGTCTTCCTCCTCCTGGGGGCGTACGCGGTGAACGGGATCGGTCAGCGGGTGGTGGAACGGGTCCTCCGTCCCCCGGAGGGCGCCCCCAACTACGTGGCCAGACTGCAGCGGGCCCGCACCCTCCTTCCCCTCGCCTACGGCGCCATCCGCTACACGGTGTACTTCGTGGCGGGGCTCATGGTCCTGCGGCAGCTGGGCGTGGATCCGGCGCCGCTGTTGGCGAGCGCGGGTGTTGCGGGCCTCGCCATCGGGTTCGGGGCTCAGGCCCTGATCCGGGACAGCATCAGCGGGTTCTTCCTCCTGCTGGACGGGCTCATCCAGGTAGGGGATGTCGTCACCGTGGGACCGGATACGGGGGTGGTGGAGCAGATTGGGCTGCGCACCACCCAGATCCGGCGGTTCACGGGCGAGGTGGTCACCATCCCCAACGGCGAGCTCACCCGGTTCCGGAACTACACCCGGGGTCCCCTCCGGGCGGTGCTCACCATCGGGGTGGGCCGTAAGGAAGATCTGCGACGGGTGGGGGAACTCCTGCACGAGGCGGTGGCGGCCTGGCGGCAGGACCACCCGGAGGCCGAGGCCGGAGAACCGGAGGTCCAGGCCCTGCTGGAACTCGGTCCCCA is drawn from Armatimonadota bacterium and contains these coding sequences:
- a CDS encoding trehalase family glycosidase; the protein is MRTAVPDPLERLRNRLDITAVPFTDRGSRLLVLREPHAYRLQIRVCERWPKLVQVEGHYRVRPPLVEGLAFLDGEGNPLRWELVTYPHVLLFHTPLGLFEMAFDGPELLVLRPPAQRCGLRFSVRAEWAAPDRRGGRTRGVRHLAYTTNARILRNEVQQEGPNLWRVELGVEATPQTQITLNITPRLGFDRRIRPYDPVAEAERRWRAWFEAVPEVDSRLRPTYDYAWYLLRAGLLSTRYYLTREALVPSKMHYVGLWQWDAFFHALAYRYVDPMLATDQFRVLFDHQRPDGRLPDCVFDEGIVEYLEEPVPGLVTKPPVAGWALWKVYEEIQDADFVAELYEPLSRWQRWWLEHCDTDGDGLPEYHHPFSSGLDDSPLWDFGMPVVSPDLPTYLCLQAEALSRMARVLGEEEEAERWEAEAEGLVRRMVERLYDPETGIFWAHRVADRRVERIPVLTPLSLLPLWTGRLPRSMVERLVAYLVDPQHFWTRYPVPSVARSDPHHRPDRMWRGPTWVNLNYMLIEGLLRCGVRDVARALCDRTLEMVALHPDIKEYYHPETGAIPPGAASGFGWSAALYVDLAIRRSRGEI
- a CDS encoding mechanosensitive ion channel family protein, with protein sequence MLQELIHPAAVASAVRAVTAIVFLLLGAYAVNGIGQRVVERVLRPPEGAPNYVARLQRARTLLPLAYGAIRYTVYFVAGLMVLRQLGVDPAPLLASAGVAGLAIGFGAQALIRDSISGFFLLLDGLIQVGDVVTVGPDTGVVEQIGLRTTQIRRFTGEVVTIPNGELTRFRNYTRGPLRAVLTIGVGRKEDLRRVGELLHEAVAAWRQDHPEAEAGEPEVQALLELGPQVQVLRLVIPVQPMSLWRAERELRLRIKERLEAAGVELVSIGPSETAA